In a single window of the Deinococcus aerolatus genome:
- a CDS encoding acyl-CoA thioesterase: MSVQTSIRVRYAETDMMGVVHHATYPVWFEVGRTDLMRELGLPYTEIEARGYYLMLSGLNVEYRRAARYDDDLTVTTRISALRSRTVTFVYEVRRGEELVATGETRHIATDKAYRPARMPQDVLAALGGEKGAD; encoded by the coding sequence GTGTCGGTCCAGACCAGCATCCGGGTGCGCTACGCCGAGACCGACATGATGGGCGTCGTTCACCACGCCACCTACCCGGTGTGGTTCGAGGTGGGCCGCACGGACCTGATGCGGGAACTGGGCTTGCCCTACACCGAGATTGAGGCGCGCGGCTACTACCTCATGCTCTCGGGTCTGAACGTGGAATACCGCCGCGCCGCCCGTTACGATGATGACCTGACCGTGACCACCCGAATCTCGGCTCTCCGCAGCCGCACCGTGACCTTTGTCTACGAGGTCCGGCGCGGCGAGGAACTGGTGGCTACCGGGGAGACCCGGCACATCGCCACCGACAAGGCCTACCGTCCGGCCCGCATGCCCCAGGACGTGCTGGCAGCGCTGGGAGGCGAAAAGGGGGCGGATTGA
- a CDS encoding PP2C family protein-serine/threonine phosphatase has translation MQAAGTPNWPFGLLTDVGRQRQGGVNQDAAMAVDLPQGGLFAVADGMGGHAAGELAATLALDALSLHYLSQRSSPPTRLAEAVQAANVAVLRHAVGEYVGMGTTLIAALIDRGALLIAHVGDSRAYLLRGGALYRLTEDHSWVSEQVRLGHLSEDEARNHQWRSVVSNALGGEERVRLELFGLQLCAGDRLLLCSDGLSSVVSDQRLLELLARPLAPASCTRCLIDAANDAGGPDNITALVVDVRQNLRLPVYPLPSPAHEGPEYVDAVLSLQRGSSLVTYLLLMIAYFTLLGVMLMPAQRLMLAVTGTTLLLGILLFQRLNLVRRASRPLDAPSAVLAHLLGGARPGHGTAAKYSPRDPDTGTGGS, from the coding sequence ATGCAGGCAGCGGGGACGCCTAACTGGCCTTTCGGCCTGCTGACGGACGTGGGCCGTCAGCGACAAGGTGGGGTGAACCAGGACGCTGCCATGGCCGTGGACCTTCCGCAAGGCGGGCTGTTCGCGGTGGCCGACGGCATGGGGGGCCACGCGGCGGGCGAGCTGGCTGCCACCCTGGCACTGGACGCCCTGAGCCTGCACTACCTGTCGCAGCGCTCCTCCCCGCCCACGCGGCTGGCCGAGGCCGTGCAGGCCGCCAACGTGGCCGTCCTGCGGCACGCGGTGGGCGAGTACGTGGGCATGGGCACCACCCTGATCGCCGCGCTGATTGACCGCGGCGCACTGCTGATCGCGCATGTCGGTGACTCGCGGGCCTACCTGCTGCGCGGCGGCGCCCTGTACCGGCTGACCGAGGACCATTCCTGGGTCAGCGAGCAGGTCCGGCTGGGCCACCTGTCCGAGGACGAGGCGCGCAATCACCAGTGGCGCAGCGTGGTCAGCAACGCGCTGGGCGGCGAGGAACGCGTGCGGCTGGAACTGTTCGGGCTGCAGCTGTGCGCCGGGGACCGGCTGCTGCTGTGCAGCGACGGCCTCAGCAGCGTGGTCAGTGACCAGCGGCTGCTGGAGCTGCTGGCCCGTCCGCTGGCCCCGGCGTCCTGCACCCGCTGCCTGATCGATGCCGCCAACGACGCGGGCGGTCCCGACAACATCACGGCGCTGGTGGTGGACGTTCGCCAGAACCTGCGGCTGCCCGTCTACCCCCTGCCCAGCCCAGCGCACGAGGGCCCTGAATACGTGGACGCAGTGCTCAGTCTGCAGCGCGGCAGCAGCCTGGTCACCTACCTGCTGCTGATGATCGCGTATTTTACCCTGCTGGGGGTGATGCTGATGCCCGCCCAGCGCCTGATGCTGGCCGTAACCGGCACCACCCTGCTGCTGGGCATTCTGCTGTTTCAGCGCCTGAATCTGGTGCGCCGGGCCAGCCGCCCGTTAGACGCGCCCAGTGCGGTGCTGGCCCATCTGCTGGGTGGGGCGCGTCCAGGGCATGGAACCGCCGCCAAATACTCTCCCCGTGACCCTGATACCGGCACCGGCGGCAGCTGA
- a CDS encoding LysM peptidoglycan-binding domain-containing protein, translating to MSPRSLFFIVVLLAGSAFAAAANTVTVRSGDTLSKIATRAGLSVAQLKAANGLSSDVIRAGQVLRLNRSAASRAAPTPRKPPAQDTYTVQRGDFLSKIAGRYGVSVGALQAANNIQGTLITPGQRLKIPVRGAAPVPRPTTEVRTLYTYIHVGAGDTAAKIARKYRISVDKLRRLNKLASHKYIVPGTKVLVPAHIPVPIPPKPQGRAASHKHLRPLNIPVQIINVNLRYRDVLIAPVLPSGGLKFGSGARIGQLARSSGAQAIINGSYFHPHSYAPAGDIVMQGRMLTWGRIPQALAITPDNRASIRASTTGLLRIPLDSAWQGMETVIASGPRILVGGRVQSSYSAAFRDPALFGRAARSAIGLVSNRDLVMVSTRSRLTTTEMAKVMSRLGIRDALLLDGGSSTGLAWNGKPVLDSVRKVSYGIGVFTEYTGRRYIR from the coding sequence ATGTCTCCTCGTTCCCTATTCTTCATCGTCGTGCTGCTGGCTGGCTCGGCCTTCGCCGCTGCCGCCAACACAGTGACTGTGCGTTCCGGCGACACCCTGTCCAAGATTGCCACCCGCGCGGGCCTCAGCGTGGCGCAGCTCAAGGCGGCCAACGGCCTGAGCAGCGACGTCATCCGGGCGGGGCAGGTTCTGCGCCTGAACAGGTCGGCGGCCAGCCGCGCTGCGCCCACACCACGCAAGCCGCCCGCTCAGGACACCTACACCGTGCAGCGCGGCGACTTTCTGAGCAAGATCGCGGGCCGCTACGGCGTGAGCGTCGGCGCCCTCCAAGCGGCCAACAACATCCAGGGCACGCTGATCACCCCGGGGCAGCGCCTGAAGATCCCGGTGCGCGGCGCGGCCCCGGTCCCCCGTCCCACCACCGAGGTGCGGACGCTCTACACCTACATTCACGTGGGCGCTGGCGACACGGCGGCAAAGATCGCCCGCAAATACCGCATCAGCGTGGACAAACTGCGCCGCCTGAACAAACTGGCCAGCCACAAGTACATCGTGCCGGGGACCAAGGTGCTGGTGCCGGCCCACATCCCGGTGCCTATTCCCCCCAAACCTCAGGGCCGCGCGGCCAGCCACAAGCACCTGCGGCCCCTGAACATTCCGGTGCAGATCATCAACGTGAACCTGCGGTACCGGGACGTGCTGATCGCGCCTGTCCTACCCAGCGGTGGCCTGAAGTTCGGTTCCGGCGCACGGATCGGTCAGCTGGCCCGCTCCAGCGGCGCGCAGGCGATCATCAACGGCTCGTACTTCCACCCGCACAGCTACGCGCCGGCCGGGGACATCGTGATGCAGGGGCGCATGCTCACCTGGGGCCGCATTCCACAGGCGCTGGCCATCACACCCGACAACCGCGCCTCCATCCGCGCCAGCACTACAGGGCTGCTGCGTATCCCGCTGGACAGCGCGTGGCAGGGCATGGAGACCGTGATCGCCAGCGGGCCGCGAATCCTGGTGGGTGGCCGGGTGCAGTCCAGCTACAGCGCCGCCTTCCGCGATCCGGCGCTGTTTGGCCGCGCCGCCCGCAGCGCCATCGGGCTGGTCAGCAACCGCGATCTGGTGATGGTGAGCACTCGGTCGCGGCTGACCACCACCGAGATGGCCAAGGTGATGTCGCGCCTGGGCATCCGGGACGCCCTGCTGCTGGACGGCGGCAGTTCCACCGGTCTGGCCTGGAACGGCAAGCCGGTGCTGGACAGCGTCCGCAAGGTCAGCTACGGCATCGGCGTATTCACCGAATACACCGGGCGGCGGTACATCCGCTGA
- a CDS encoding vWA domain-containing protein, which translates to MQPATVLTLTLGLSAAAFSPAAATAPSSPVPPPAACALPDGPLPTRTRAVFVLDTSGSMRGLGDGRADIFERVKAELNRYVRQTRPDRVELLTFDAGLRTRQGFDRPAGTAGWNAALGALKADGNNTYLYRSLRAALEPLRDGAQYASTVFVLTDGIDNDGLRPFTAAQALAAFTGRGPFDRLHYLALGTQIPADARQALQASDYADGLTLPLNRVPALDGPGLGSGLLRVNGLGAVAVPLAEGTRVEVSAQDRRWGLRPEPAVVTGGTVTLRARGDLPHGAAALLCASGPGTPAAGSVGTRPQRVLLRLNTQSPLTLLNPGADTALRRGEDAVLRYRAARGVSLRGLRVTGLPAGLSAQISGLPGAREFAVRITNRFLPPSQTVRPQLALPGNTQMALPAIQGRKGGRAPYAVVSASGRGGTATVTTPKPPQQNRPQGAGGRDTPGAALGWLAGLGVLALAGLAAWLLARRGRAGRRPGGRSGAAPTRWSGPAGPLRRRRPTLQRPVAHAEPPAVEGIEYSGGRVLSLVTSGGDVTGVPIPLGGLFDLGQLARVPHLSGLRAEQHRDGLQILRIPADLEVSQGTRLVRAGDVVRPGTLLGVAVGRVGRAPQPPLGSLAGLGLPLTLRHDAASVRAAGPYGQHTVILPAGPSDLGTAFRAPALDGLKVTLSGSNLLLVATPPSLRLRRSGETAPLQPGSYLPDLTLVDLPDS; encoded by the coding sequence ATGCAGCCCGCCACCGTCCTCACCCTCACGCTGGGCCTCAGCGCCGCCGCCTTCAGTCCAGCGGCGGCCACGGCGCCGTCGTCCCCCGTCCCACCTCCCGCCGCCTGCGCCCTGCCGGACGGCCCCCTGCCCACGCGCACGCGGGCGGTGTTCGTGCTGGACACCAGCGGCAGCATGCGCGGCCTGGGCGACGGCAGGGCCGACATTTTCGAGCGGGTCAAGGCCGAGCTGAACCGCTACGTGCGTCAGACGCGGCCTGACCGGGTGGAACTGCTCACCTTCGACGCGGGGCTCAGGACGCGCCAGGGCTTTGACCGGCCCGCCGGAACCGCCGGCTGGAACGCGGCCCTGGGCGCCCTAAAGGCCGACGGCAACAACACCTATCTGTACCGCAGCCTGCGCGCCGCCCTCGAACCGCTGCGGGACGGCGCGCAGTACGCCAGCACCGTGTTCGTGCTGACCGACGGCATCGACAACGACGGCCTGCGGCCCTTCACGGCGGCGCAGGCGCTGGCGGCCTTCACGGGGCGCGGCCCGTTTGACCGGCTGCATTACCTGGCCCTGGGCACCCAGATTCCCGCCGATGCCCGGCAGGCGCTGCAGGCCAGCGACTACGCCGACGGCCTGACCCTGCCGCTGAACCGGGTCCCGGCACTGGACGGGCCGGGGCTGGGCAGCGGCCTGCTGCGCGTCAATGGTCTGGGGGCGGTGGCTGTGCCGCTGGCCGAGGGCACGCGGGTCGAGGTCTCGGCCCAGGACCGCCGCTGGGGCCTGCGGCCAGAGCCGGCAGTGGTGACCGGGGGCACGGTGACCCTCCGGGCACGTGGTGACCTGCCCCACGGCGCGGCGGCGCTGCTGTGCGCCAGCGGCCCAGGGACCCCGGCTGCCGGCAGCGTGGGCACCCGGCCACAGCGCGTGCTGCTGCGCCTGAACACGCAGTCGCCACTCACGCTGCTCAATCCCGGCGCGGATACCGCGCTGAGGAGAGGCGAGGACGCCGTGCTGCGCTACCGGGCCGCCCGTGGCGTGTCCCTCCGGGGCCTGAGGGTCACCGGCCTGCCCGCGGGTCTGAGCGCCCAGATCTCGGGCCTGCCCGGCGCACGTGAATTCGCCGTCCGGATCACCAACCGGTTCCTGCCTCCCAGTCAGACGGTCAGGCCGCAGCTGGCGCTGCCCGGCAACACGCAGATGGCACTGCCTGCCATTCAGGGACGCAAGGGGGGGCGGGCGCCGTACGCCGTCGTCTCCGCCTCCGGGCGTGGGGGCACGGCCACCGTAACAACGCCAAAGCCGCCCCAGCAGAACCGACCGCAGGGCGCGGGGGGCCGCGACACGCCCGGGGCTGCGCTGGGCTGGCTGGCGGGCCTGGGCGTGCTGGCCCTGGCCGGCCTGGCGGCCTGGCTGCTGGCGCGGCGTGGGCGGGCGGGGCGCCGTCCGGGTGGGCGCAGCGGGGCAGCACCCACCCGCTGGTCCGGCCCCGCCGGACCGCTGCGGCGCCGGCGGCCCACCCTTCAGCGTCCGGTGGCCCATGCCGAGCCGCCTGCGGTGGAAGGCATCGAGTACAGCGGGGGCCGGGTGCTGTCGCTGGTCACGTCGGGCGGCGACGTGACTGGCGTGCCCATTCCACTGGGCGGCCTCTTTGACCTGGGCCAGCTGGCACGCGTCCCGCACCTGAGCGGCCTGCGCGCCGAACAGCACCGGGACGGGCTCCAGATTCTGCGGATTCCCGCCGATCTGGAGGTCAGTCAGGGCACGCGGCTGGTGAGGGCCGGGGACGTGGTCCGGCCCGGCACGCTGCTGGGCGTCGCGGTAGGGCGCGTGGGCCGTGCCCCCCAGCCCCCGCTGGGCAGTCTGGCCGGGCTGGGGCTGCCGCTCACGCTGCGCCACGACGCCGCCAGCGTCCGGGCCGCCGGACCCTACGGCCAGCACACCGTGATTCTGCCGGCCGGGCCCAGCGATCTGGGCACCGCCTTCCGTGCCCCTGCGCTGGACGGGCTGAAGGTGACCCTCAGCGGCTCCAACCTCCTGCTGGTGGCAACTCCGCCCAGCCTGCGCCTGCGCCGCAGCGGCGAGACGGCTCCGCTGCAACCCGGCAGCTACCTTCCGGACCTGACCCTGGTGGACCTGCCGGATAGTTAA
- the rbfA gene encoding 30S ribosome-binding factor RbfA, giving the protein MKPEQVQSQITRVLSEAISGLRDPRVPLIVTVERVTLTSDFGLARVYVSALGADMPELLEALDHARGHLQRQVAQQVRMRRTPTLEFRSAEDNLL; this is encoded by the coding sequence ATGAAGCCCGAACAGGTGCAGTCCCAGATCACCCGCGTCCTGAGCGAGGCCATCAGCGGCCTGCGTGACCCGCGCGTGCCGCTGATCGTGACCGTCGAGCGCGTGACCCTGACCTCCGACTTCGGTCTGGCGCGCGTGTATGTCAGCGCGCTGGGGGCCGACATGCCCGAGCTGCTTGAAGCCCTGGACCACGCCCGCGGCCACCTGCAACGTCAGGTCGCGCAGCAGGTCCGCATGCGCCGCACGCCCACGCTGGAATTCCGCTCGGCAGAGGACAACCTGCTGTGA
- a CDS encoding RidA family protein has protein sequence MKEIVQTADAPAAIGPYSQAVTFGNLVVTSGQIPLTPDGQLVEGGIAEQTEQVLQNLRAVLRAAGTDLERVVKTTVFLADMNEFGEMNAVYERHFLAPAPARSTVQVARLPRDVRVEIEVLAELH, from the coding sequence ATGAAAGAGATTGTGCAGACCGCCGACGCCCCCGCCGCCATCGGGCCTTACAGCCAGGCCGTCACGTTCGGCAACCTGGTGGTCACCAGCGGGCAGATTCCGCTGACGCCGGATGGCCAGCTCGTGGAGGGCGGCATTGCCGAGCAGACCGAACAGGTTCTGCAGAACCTGCGGGCCGTGCTGCGCGCGGCGGGCACTGATCTGGAGCGCGTGGTCAAGACCACCGTGTTTCTGGCGGACATGAACGAATTCGGCGAAATGAACGCCGTCTACGAGCGTCACTTTCTCGCGCCCGCCCCGGCCCGCAGCACCGTTCAGGTGGCAAGGTTGCCCCGCGACGTGCGGGTAGAGATCGAGGTTCTGGCCGAACTGCACTGA
- a CDS encoding PIG-L deacetylase family protein, which yields MRIMAVFAHPDDEIGCAGTLAKHAARGDEVMLVWTTLGELASQFGDASHEEVTRIRRQHGAWVADKIGAQYHFFDMGDSRMTGGRDEALQLAKLYASFRPNAVITWSDDHPHPDHRMTAKIAFDAVTLARIPKIVNEQGGGQAMPPAPDLSGDDAVESGEDVRRLSAWRDPVRFYQYFAPASPYPEVFVGIDDTLETAAAIASYYRDFYKWQWTDELFREGRAGAGRLAGVKYAERFNLRASHLRARDYLD from the coding sequence ATGCGAATCATGGCTGTGTTTGCCCACCCCGACGATGAGATCGGCTGCGCTGGAACCCTGGCGAAGCACGCGGCGCGCGGTGACGAGGTGATGCTGGTCTGGACCACGCTGGGCGAACTTGCCAGCCAGTTCGGCGACGCCTCGCACGAGGAAGTCACCCGCATCCGGCGCCAACACGGGGCGTGGGTGGCCGACAAGATCGGCGCGCAGTACCACTTCTTCGACATGGGCGACAGCCGCATGACCGGTGGACGCGACGAGGCCCTGCAACTTGCGAAGCTGTACGCCTCCTTCCGGCCCAACGCCGTCATCACCTGGAGCGACGATCACCCGCACCCGGACCACCGCATGACGGCCAAGATCGCCTTCGACGCGGTCACGCTGGCGCGCATCCCCAAGATCGTCAACGAGCAGGGCGGTGGTCAGGCCATGCCGCCCGCGCCCGATCTGAGCGGCGACGACGCCGTGGAAAGCGGCGAGGATGTGCGCCGCCTCTCGGCGTGGCGCGATCCGGTCCGCTTTTACCAGTACTTCGCCCCGGCCAGCCCCTACCCGGAGGTCTTCGTGGGCATCGACGACACGCTGGAGACGGCGGCGGCCATCGCCTCGTACTACCGCGACTTCTACAAGTGGCAGTGGACCGACGAGCTGTTCCGCGAGGGCCGTGCGGGCGCGGGCCGTCTGGCGGGGGTCAAGTACGCCGAACGCTTCAACCTGCGTGCCAGCCACCTGCGGGCGCGGGATTACCTGGACTGA
- the gatA gene encoding Asp-tRNA(Asn)/Glu-tRNA(Gln) amidotransferase subunit GatA, which yields MSLPPTHAHSASEFIRAVQLGETTPADLLDAARTRADAAGQLNALISLNDQAGVQAAAVQSRLEAGETLPLAGLPIIIKDNLNLTGTRTTCGSRMLEHYVSPYTATAVQRLMSAGAVIVGKANMDEFAMGSSGESSAFGPTLNPWDTARVTGGTSSGSAAVVAAGLTPVSLGSDTGGSVRQPAALCGVYGLKPTYGRVSRYGLVAHASSLDQIGPLARHATDLALLMNVIAGHDPRDATSLDAPPVFTAGTPEDLRGLRVGVITESLGGNTVGVGAVLDATLDALRGAGASVGEVSLPALKHAIATYYLISMPEASSNLARYDGMVYGTREPGGDVLGSMTRTRERGFGREVQRRIMIGTYALSSGYYDAYYSKATRVRRLIADEFRAAFGQFDVLVTPTSPFPAFRLGEKMSDPLTMYAADVDTVAVNLAGLPALSVPAGFEQVDGKRLPVGIQFIAPALQDELLVRIAGGLEGIGAVQAEVAPPQ from the coding sequence ATGTCGCTGCCGCCCACCCATGCCCACTCTGCTTCCGAATTTATCCGCGCCGTGCAGCTGGGTGAAACCACGCCCGCCGACCTGCTGGACGCGGCCCGGACCCGTGCCGACGCGGCAGGTCAACTGAACGCACTGATCAGCCTGAATGATCAGGCCGGGGTGCAGGCGGCGGCGGTGCAGAGCCGGCTGGAGGCGGGGGAAACCTTGCCTCTGGCAGGCTTGCCGATCATCATCAAGGACAACCTCAACCTGACGGGCACGCGCACCACCTGCGGCAGCCGGATGCTGGAACACTACGTCAGCCCGTACACCGCCACCGCCGTGCAGCGCCTGATGTCGGCGGGTGCGGTGATCGTGGGCAAGGCCAACATGGACGAGTTCGCAATGGGCAGCTCCGGCGAGAGCAGCGCCTTCGGCCCGACGCTGAATCCCTGGGACACAGCGCGGGTGACCGGCGGCACCAGCAGCGGCAGCGCGGCGGTGGTGGCGGCGGGCCTGACCCCCGTCAGCCTGGGCAGCGACACGGGCGGCTCGGTGCGGCAGCCGGCGGCGCTGTGCGGCGTATACGGCCTGAAGCCCACCTACGGGCGGGTCAGCCGCTACGGGCTGGTGGCCCACGCCAGCAGCCTGGACCAGATCGGGCCGCTGGCCCGCCACGCCACTGATCTGGCGCTGCTAATGAACGTGATTGCCGGACACGATCCGCGTGACGCCACCAGCCTGGACGCGCCCCCCGTCTTCACTGCCGGAACACCCGAGGATCTGCGCGGTCTGCGCGTGGGCGTGATTACCGAGAGCCTGGGCGGCAACACAGTGGGGGTGGGTGCCGTGCTGGACGCCACGCTGGACGCCCTGCGAGGCGCGGGGGCCAGCGTGGGCGAGGTCAGCCTGCCGGCCCTGAAACACGCCATTGCCACGTATTACCTGATCTCCATGCCCGAGGCCAGCAGCAACCTGGCCCGCTATGACGGCATGGTCTACGGCACCCGTGAGCCGGGCGGCGACGTGCTGGGCAGCATGACCCGCACCCGTGAGCGCGGCTTCGGACGCGAGGTGCAGCGCCGCATCATGATCGGCACCTACGCCCTGAGCAGCGGCTACTACGACGCCTATTACAGCAAGGCCACCCGCGTGCGCCGACTGATCGCGGATGAATTCCGCGCCGCCTTCGGTCAGTTCGACGTGCTGGTCACGCCCACCAGCCCCTTTCCCGCCTTCCGCCTGGGCGAGAAGATGAGCGATCCGCTGACCATGTACGCCGCCGACGTGGACACCGTGGCAGTCAACCTCGCGGGGCTGCCGGCCCTGAGCGTCCCTGCCGGATTCGAACAGGTGGATGGCAAGCGGCTGCCCGTGGGGATTCAGTTCATCGCCCCGGCGTTGCAGGACGAGTTGCTGGTCCGGATTGCGGGCGGGCTGGAAGGCATCGGCGCGGTGCAGGCAGAGGTGGCTCCACCTCAGTAA
- a CDS encoding PSP1 domain-containing protein, protein MVVLPVRFERSPRLHPMLSEDTFPVGTRVVVQGKRGPEVATVRGEPGQAKNNERYGAVLRAATPDDLTRWDDLHRTGEDLKWLLRARARERGLAVKLVAVEFTLDESLVTVSYSADERIELSGLVGEVRAHTTARVNFAAIGPREQAQMIGALGACGRENCSSTHLQDFAPVSIRMARDQQLPLNPEKLSGPCGRLLCCLQFEHTQYQDLLRDLPRKNAKVCHTGTGACGKVTKLHPLAGTVDVYSDQGMLLNVPAGELRRASDTEGKGGTGAGKGGADASS, encoded by the coding sequence ATGGTCGTCCTTCCCGTCCGCTTCGAGCGCAGCCCCCGCCTTCACCCCATGCTCAGTGAGGACACGTTTCCCGTGGGCACGCGGGTGGTTGTGCAGGGCAAGCGCGGGCCGGAGGTGGCGACTGTGCGCGGCGAGCCGGGACAGGCGAAAAACAATGAGCGCTACGGCGCGGTGCTGCGCGCGGCCACACCGGACGATCTGACGCGCTGGGACGACCTGCACCGCACGGGCGAGGACCTGAAGTGGCTGCTGCGGGCGCGGGCGCGCGAGCGGGGGCTGGCAGTGAAGCTGGTGGCGGTGGAATTCACGCTGGACGAGAGCCTGGTCACGGTCAGCTACAGCGCCGACGAGCGCATCGAACTGAGCGGGCTGGTCGGCGAGGTGCGGGCACACACCACCGCCCGCGTGAACTTCGCGGCCATCGGCCCGCGCGAGCAGGCGCAGATGATCGGGGCACTCGGCGCCTGCGGGCGCGAGAACTGCTCCAGCACCCACCTGCAGGACTTCGCCCCGGTCAGCATCCGCATGGCGCGTGACCAGCAGCTTCCGCTGAACCCGGAAAAACTGTCCGGGCCGTGCGGGCGGCTGCTGTGCTGCCTGCAGTTCGAACACACCCAGTACCAGGATCTGCTGCGCGACCTGCCGCGCAAGAACGCCAAGGTCTGCCACACCGGCACAGGCGCGTGCGGCAAGGTCACCAAGCTGCACCCGCTGGCCGGAACCGTGGACGTGTACAGCGACCAGGGCATGCTGCTGAACGTGCCCGCGGGCGAACTGCGCCGCGCTTCCGACACCGAGGGCAAGGGCGGGACCGGAGCCGGCAAAGGCGGGGCCGACGCGTCCAGCTGA
- a CDS encoding M3 family oligoendopeptidase, producing the protein MTAPLDRVEHKLHVPQQATHWDAYRPRYEVLLNARLTAADVPSWLARWSALDAELGEVGAKLSTHADLHTDDAAVQERHQAFVAGVMPPAARMGQALTEKLLAVPGYTPAADFALNYRRFRDAAALFREANVDLGVTHEQQKNRYSVITGNQKVTLDGQSLTIPQARQRLDSPDRAAREDAWTALTVSHMEVAPELDAVMLDLIRTRRQLARNADEPTYREFRWKQLDRVDYTPADCRAFHGAVQDEVVPLAGEIVRGIARQLGLESVRPWDYNRSNLLDPSGRASLRPFQTGEQLQTLAQTAFAGLDADLAARFGQMRDGGLLDLESRPGKMTHAYCQYFPVNNEPFVLMNVVGSAEDLRVLFHEVGHAFHGFYSGDAQPLLWNRWSPIEFVEIPSMAMEFLTLDHLGHVFNDEELARYRRNLLQGVVTFLPWAAQMDAFQHWLYAEAPEEVGIAELDAKWLELDRTFHNFVDWDGLDEGVRAKGWQYYHIFQVPFYYIEYAMCYLAAVGVWQGARDDAAGALERYKAALRLGNAAGVPELYRAAGVAFRFDREYIRGRMDFLKQQLA; encoded by the coding sequence ATGACTGCACCACTGGACAGGGTTGAGCACAAATTGCACGTTCCCCAGCAGGCCACGCATTGGGACGCCTACCGTCCGCGCTATGAGGTGCTGCTGAACGCCAGACTGACGGCGGCGGACGTGCCGTCGTGGCTGGCACGCTGGAGCGCCCTGGACGCCGAACTGGGCGAGGTAGGAGCCAAACTGTCGACCCACGCCGACCTTCACACCGATGACGCGGCAGTGCAGGAACGCCACCAGGCCTTCGTGGCAGGTGTCATGCCCCCGGCGGCCCGGATGGGTCAGGCGCTGACCGAGAAGCTGCTGGCAGTGCCCGGCTACACGCCCGCAGCGGATTTTGCGCTGAATTACCGCCGCTTCCGCGACGCCGCCGCGCTGTTCCGCGAGGCCAACGTGGACCTGGGCGTAACGCACGAGCAGCAGAAAAACCGGTACTCGGTCATCACCGGCAACCAGAAGGTCACCCTGGACGGTCAGAGCCTGACCATTCCCCAGGCGAGGCAGCGCCTGGACAGCCCGGACCGGGCGGCGCGCGAGGACGCGTGGACGGCGCTGACGGTCAGCCACATGGAGGTGGCCCCCGAGCTGGACGCCGTGATGCTGGACCTGATCCGCACCCGCCGGCAGCTGGCCCGCAACGCCGACGAGCCCACCTACCGCGAGTTCCGCTGGAAACAGCTGGACCGCGTGGACTACACCCCCGCCGATTGCCGCGCCTTCCACGGGGCGGTGCAGGACGAGGTGGTGCCGCTGGCAGGCGAGATCGTGCGCGGCATTGCGCGGCAGCTGGGGCTGGAGAGCGTGCGGCCCTGGGACTACAACCGCAGCAACCTGCTGGACCCCTCGGGCCGGGCGTCGCTGAGGCCATTCCAGACGGGCGAGCAGTTGCAGACACTGGCACAGACAGCCTTTGCAGGCCTGGACGCCGATCTGGCCGCCCGCTTCGGCCAGATGCGGGACGGGGGGCTGCTGGACCTGGAATCGCGCCCCGGCAAGATGACCCACGCCTATTGCCAGTACTTTCCGGTGAACAATGAGCCCTTCGTGCTGATGAACGTGGTGGGCAGCGCCGAGGACCTGCGGGTGCTGTTTCATGAGGTGGGCCACGCTTTCCACGGCTTTTACAGCGGTGACGCCCAGCCGCTGCTGTGGAACCGCTGGAGTCCGATTGAATTCGTTGAGATTCCCAGCATGGCAATGGAATTCCTGACCCTGGACCACCTGGGCCACGTGTTCAACGACGAGGAACTGGCCCGCTACCGCCGCAACCTGTTGCAGGGCGTGGTGACCTTTCTGCCGTGGGCCGCACAGATGGACGCCTTCCAGCACTGGCTGTACGCCGAAGCCCCCGAGGAGGTGGGCATTGCCGAACTGGACGCCAAATGGCTGGAACTGGACCGGACCTTCCATAATTTTGTCGACTGGGACGGGCTGGATGAGGGCGTGCGGGCCAAGGGCTGGCAGTATTACCACATTTTTCAGGTGCCCTTCTACTACATCGAGTACGCCATGTGCTACCTGGCGGCGGTGGGCGTCTGGCAGGGGGCCAGGGACGACGCGGCAGGCGCCCTGGAACGCTACAAGGCCGCGCTTCGCCTGGGCAACGCGGCGGGCGTGCCGGAGCTGTACCGCGCCGCAGGCGTGGCGTTCCGCTTTGACCGCGAGTACATCCGTGGCCGGATGGACTTCCTGAAACAGCAGCTGGCATAG